The nucleotide sequence TGAACAAATGCATTGCTTAGATATCGCAAAATATAAACCTCCTGATAATTTATTTAACCGGATCATATCCTCCTTTATTAAAAGGATTGCATCTCAGTATTCTTTTTATAGACATAAAGCCACCTTTCAATGCACCATATTTCTCTATAGCTTGTATGGCATATTGAGAACAAGTCGGATAAAATCTACAACATTGCCTTTTTAAAGGTGATATATAT is from Clostridium fermenticellae and encodes:
- the yidD gene encoding membrane protein insertion efficiency factor YidD; this encodes MKEFLVFLIKFYRKYISPLKRQCCRFYPTCSQYAIQAIEKYGALKGGFMSIKRILRCNPFNKGGYDPVK